The following are encoded in a window of Streptomyces sp. SAT1 genomic DNA:
- a CDS encoding roadblock/LC7 domain-containing protein yields MQTTDNSLTWLLQSLLERTPGTRHALVLSRDGLKLCWTEHLSLDQADQMSAICSGIQALAQGASAEFGDGSGGVRHSMTAFHGGLLFIVEAGEGAHLAVVAREDADPGVVGHQMTELVEQIGDHLRAEPRQPVRGSGAS; encoded by the coding sequence ATGCAGACCACCGACAACAGCCTCACCTGGCTCCTCCAGAGCCTCCTGGAGCGCACCCCCGGCACCCGGCACGCGCTGGTCCTGTCCCGGGACGGCCTGAAACTGTGCTGGACCGAGCATCTGTCCCTGGACCAGGCCGACCAGATGTCGGCAATCTGCTCCGGCATCCAGGCGCTCGCCCAGGGCGCCTCCGCGGAGTTCGGCGACGGCAGCGGCGGGGTGCGCCACTCCATGACGGCGTTCCACGGCGGGCTGCTGTTCATCGTGGAGGCCGGCGAGGGCGCGCACCTCGCCGTCGTCGCCCGGGAGGACGCCGACCCGGGCGTGGTGGGCCACCAGATGACGGAGCTGGTCGAACAGATCGGCGACCATCTGCGCGCGGAGCCCCGACAGCCCGTCCGAGGGAGCGGTGCCTCATGA
- a CDS encoding DUF742 domain-containing protein → MTRRPVDIGDPDRLYTVTGGRSRASDSFDLVTLVVSECRPAAGMQSEHVRILELCTHPTAVVEIAAELRLPITVVRILLGDLLDTGRITARHPRAAPSVASLPDSALLKEVLHGLRNL, encoded by the coding sequence ATGACGCGCAGGCCCGTGGACATCGGCGACCCCGACCGCCTCTACACGGTCACGGGCGGGCGCAGCCGGGCGAGCGACTCCTTCGACCTGGTCACACTCGTCGTCAGCGAGTGCCGTCCGGCGGCGGGGATGCAGTCGGAGCACGTCCGGATCCTGGAGCTGTGCACCCACCCGACGGCCGTGGTCGAGATCGCGGCCGAGCTGAGACTGCCGATCACCGTGGTGCGGATCCTGCTCGGCGACCTGCTCGACACCGGCCGGATCACCGCCCGGCACCCGCGCGCGGCGCCCTCCGTCGCCTCGCTCCCCGATTCCGCCCTTCTCAAGGAGGTGCTCCATGGGCTCCGCAACCTCTGA
- a CDS encoding GTP-binding protein: protein MGSATSETSDASVPPRTSEPPSHRTPLADTAETGLKIVVVGGFGVGKTTLVRSVSEIRPLNTEEVMTQAGVGVDEIGAVSAKTTTTVAFDFGRISLSERMVLYLFGAPGQERFWFLWDRLFSGTLGAVVLVDTRRMDDSWYAIDRLEHHRTPFVVAVNRFDDASHHSLDEIRQALALPERVPMVDCDARVRQSGKDVLITLVDHLYDIAMAQETTP from the coding sequence ATGGGCTCCGCAACCTCTGAGACGTCCGACGCGTCCGTACCGCCTCGGACCTCCGAGCCGCCTTCCCACCGCACACCGCTGGCCGACACCGCGGAGACCGGCCTGAAGATCGTCGTCGTGGGCGGGTTCGGTGTCGGCAAGACGACCCTGGTCCGCTCGGTGAGCGAGATCCGGCCGCTGAACACCGAGGAGGTGATGACGCAGGCCGGTGTCGGGGTCGACGAGATCGGCGCGGTGTCGGCCAAGACGACGACCACGGTGGCGTTCGACTTCGGACGCATCAGCCTCAGCGAACGGATGGTGCTGTATCTGTTCGGCGCGCCGGGGCAGGAGCGGTTCTGGTTCCTGTGGGACCGGCTGTTCTCGGGCACGCTGGGCGCGGTGGTCCTCGTGGACACCCGGCGGATGGACGACTCCTGGTACGCGATAGACCGGCTGGAGCACCACCGGACGCCGTTCGTGGTCGCCGTCAACCGGTTCGACGATGCCTCCCACCACTCGCTGGACGAGATCCGGCAGGCGCTCGCCCTGCCCGAGCGGGTGCCGATGGTCGACTGCGACGCACGGGTCCGGCAGTCCGGCAAGGACGTGCTCATCACCCTCGTGGACCACCTCTACGACATCGCCATGGCCCAGGAGACGACACCGTGA
- a CDS encoding cytochrome P450, translating to MTDTGTPSAHPAPPGCPAHEDAVPLAGLEYQQTPSQLYRELRREHGPVAPVLLDGGIPAWLVLGYPEVTYVTRHDELFARDSRRWNQWANIPPDWPLLPFVGYQPSVLFTEGEEHRRRAGVITHALEGVDQFGLARDCRLIADRLIAGFAGSGQAELMTSYAHALPMRAVVQMCGMPTAGADTQQLVDDLRISLDAAEGDDPVAAYGRVGERLRQLVKDKRAEPGPDVTSRMLLHPAELTDEEIVQDLISVIAAAQQPTANWICNTLRLLLTDERFAVNVSGGRLSVGEALNEALWLDTPTQNFIGRWAVRDTQLGGRHIRAGDCVVLGLAAANTDPQIWPESHVGAENSAHLSFSHGEHRCPYPAPLLADVMARTAVETLLEQLPDLVLAVEPGELRWRPSIWMRGLVSLPVAFTPVVR from the coding sequence GTGACCGACACCGGTACCCCTTCCGCCCATCCGGCACCGCCGGGCTGCCCCGCTCACGAGGACGCGGTCCCGCTGGCCGGTCTCGAGTACCAGCAGACGCCGTCGCAGCTGTACCGCGAACTGCGCCGGGAGCACGGGCCGGTCGCGCCGGTGCTGCTCGACGGGGGCATCCCGGCCTGGCTGGTGCTGGGCTATCCCGAGGTCACGTACGTGACCCGGCACGACGAGCTGTTCGCGCGCGACTCGCGGCGCTGGAACCAATGGGCGAACATCCCGCCTGACTGGCCGCTGCTGCCGTTCGTCGGGTATCAGCCGTCGGTGCTGTTCACCGAGGGCGAGGAGCACCGGCGGCGGGCCGGTGTGATCACCCACGCGCTGGAGGGCGTCGACCAGTTCGGGCTGGCCCGCGACTGCCGGCTGATCGCCGACCGGCTCATCGCCGGCTTCGCGGGCAGCGGGCAGGCCGAGCTGATGACGAGTTACGCACACGCGCTGCCGATGCGGGCCGTGGTGCAGATGTGCGGGATGCCGACGGCGGGCGCGGACACCCAGCAGCTCGTCGACGACCTGCGGATCTCGCTGGACGCGGCCGAGGGCGACGACCCGGTGGCGGCGTACGGCCGGGTGGGCGAGCGGCTGCGGCAGCTGGTGAAGGACAAGCGGGCCGAGCCCGGTCCGGACGTCACCTCGCGCATGCTGCTGCATCCTGCGGAGCTGACGGACGAGGAGATCGTCCAGGACCTGATCTCGGTGATCGCCGCCGCGCAGCAGCCGACGGCGAACTGGATCTGCAACACGCTGCGGCTGCTGCTGACCGACGAGCGGTTCGCGGTGAACGTCTCGGGCGGCCGGCTCAGTGTGGGCGAGGCGCTCAACGAGGCACTGTGGCTGGACACTCCGACGCAGAACTTCATCGGGCGCTGGGCCGTACGGGACACCCAGCTGGGCGGGCGGCACATCCGGGCGGGCGACTGCGTGGTGCTGGGTCTCGCCGCGGCCAACACCGATCCGCAGATCTGGCCGGAGTCCCATGTGGGTGCGGAGAACTCCGCGCATCTGTCGTTCAGCCACGGCGAGCACCGCTGTCCGTATCCGGCGCCGCTGCTGGCGGACGTGATGGCGCGTACGGCCGTCGAGACGCTGCTGGAGCAGTTGCCGGACCTGGTGCTCGCGGTGGAGCCCGGGGAGCTGCGCTGGCGTCCGTCGATCTGGATGCGGGGGCTGGTGTCGCTTCCGGTGGCGTTCACGCCGGTGGTGAGGTAG
- a CDS encoding cytochrome P450 produces MSTAQQVPDILSPEFAKDPYPAYRAMRDTAPLIWHEATRSYIVSRYEDVERVFKDKNNEFTTDNYDWQIEPVHGKTILQLSGREHAVRRALVAPAFRGSDLQEKFLPVIERNSRELIDAFRHTGSADLVGDYATRFPVNVIADMLGLDKADHARFHRWYTAVIAFLGNLSGDPEVTAAGERTRVEFAEYMLPIIRARRDDLGEDLLSTLCAAEVDGVRMSDEDIKAFCSLLLAAGGETTDKAIASIFANLLSHPDQLAAVRADRALVPRAFAETLRYTPPVHMIMRQSATEVRLSGGTVPPGATVTCLIGAANRDENRYRDPDRFDILRDDLTTTTAFSAAADHLAFALGRHFCVGALLARAEVETGVNQLLDAMPDMRLADGFDPAEQGVFTRGPQSLPVRFTPVGG; encoded by the coding sequence ATGTCCACCGCGCAGCAGGTGCCCGACATCCTCTCGCCGGAGTTCGCGAAGGACCCCTATCCGGCCTACCGTGCGATGCGTGACACCGCGCCCCTCATCTGGCACGAGGCCACCCGGAGTTACATCGTCTCGCGCTACGAGGACGTCGAACGCGTCTTCAAGGACAAGAACAACGAGTTCACCACGGACAACTACGACTGGCAGATCGAGCCCGTGCACGGCAAAACGATCCTCCAGCTCAGCGGGCGGGAACACGCCGTGCGCCGCGCCCTGGTCGCCCCCGCCTTCCGCGGCAGCGACCTCCAGGAGAAGTTCCTGCCCGTCATCGAGCGCAACTCCCGCGAACTGATCGACGCGTTCCGGCACACCGGATCAGCCGACCTCGTCGGCGACTACGCCACCCGCTTCCCGGTCAACGTGATCGCCGACATGCTCGGCCTCGACAAGGCCGACCACGCGCGCTTCCACCGCTGGTACACGGCCGTCATCGCCTTCCTCGGCAACCTCTCCGGCGATCCCGAGGTGACCGCGGCGGGCGAGCGGACCCGGGTGGAGTTCGCCGAGTACATGCTGCCGATCATCCGCGCGCGCCGCGACGACCTGGGCGAGGACCTGCTGTCCACGCTGTGCGCCGCCGAGGTGGACGGCGTACGGATGAGCGACGAGGACATCAAGGCGTTCTGCAGCCTGCTGCTCGCCGCCGGCGGCGAGACCACCGACAAGGCCATCGCCAGCATCTTCGCCAACCTGCTGAGCCACCCCGACCAGCTCGCCGCCGTCCGCGCGGACCGCGCCCTGGTCCCGCGGGCCTTCGCCGAGACGCTGCGCTACACCCCGCCCGTCCACATGATCATGCGGCAGTCCGCCACCGAGGTGCGGCTCAGCGGCGGCACCGTGCCCCCCGGCGCCACCGTCACCTGCCTGATAGGCGCCGCCAACCGCGACGAGAACCGCTACCGCGACCCCGACCGCTTCGACATCCTGCGCGACGACCTCACCACCACGACCGCCTTCTCCGCGGCCGCCGACCACCTCGCCTTCGCGCTCGGCCGGCACTTCTGCGTCGGCGCGCTGCTCGCCAGGGCCGAGGTGGAGACCGGCGTGAACCAACTCCTCGACGCCATGCCCGACATGCGCCTGGCCGACGGCTTCGACCCGGCCGAACAGGGCGTCTTCACCCGCGGACCGCAGTCCCTGCCGGTGCGTTTCACCCCCGTGGGCGGCTGA
- a CDS encoding M64 family metallopeptidase — MPHRRKPYPRWTAAVVAALVSAAALVVGVDPPPAGAATGSGGHRQNVEYFPDPWSAPRQVTVTTDTADTTAPSARAAPPAAGAASAVRALQQTGPVSGRLDLVVLGDGYTAAQKDDFTADAEDKLDQIFRIEPYRSYRGLFNIWLVDTPSPESGVSGDPTADVKRTTALGSSFFCDGLERLLCVDPDSVTRYAAAAPAADIVFVIANSAKYGGAGYSAVDLPPGTPFHGVATMSSDNDRSYLIGAHELGHSIGHLADEYQYAGYGPYPSADEPEAANLTLRRDPAATKWRRWLGAQDPTGSAVGTYEGGGYYETGVYRPTETSLMRDLSSTDFNVVGREAMIAGFYADADALTSPLATSRPVASARNITVRLAPLTGLARLRLDWYADGKRIPWATGRMAVTPRELAGRRSVHRVTAVVSDGTGAVRDPRVRQAASNSLTWTVR, encoded by the coding sequence GTGCCGCATCGCAGGAAGCCGTATCCGCGTTGGACCGCCGCCGTCGTGGCCGCCCTGGTGAGCGCGGCCGCGCTGGTCGTGGGCGTGGACCCGCCACCGGCCGGGGCCGCGACCGGTTCCGGCGGGCACCGCCAGAACGTCGAGTACTTCCCCGATCCCTGGTCCGCCCCGCGTCAGGTGACGGTGACCACGGACACCGCTGACACCACAGCCCCGAGCGCCCGCGCCGCGCCACCCGCGGCCGGCGCCGCGTCCGCCGTGCGCGCCCTCCAGCAGACCGGCCCGGTCTCCGGCCGGCTCGACCTCGTGGTGCTCGGCGACGGCTACACGGCCGCCCAGAAAGACGACTTCACCGCGGACGCCGAGGACAAGCTCGACCAGATCTTCCGGATCGAGCCGTACCGCAGCTACCGCGGCCTGTTCAACATCTGGCTCGTCGACACCCCCTCCCCCGAGTCCGGCGTCTCCGGCGATCCGACGGCGGACGTCAAGCGGACCACGGCCCTCGGCTCCTCCTTCTTCTGCGACGGCCTGGAACGTCTGCTGTGCGTCGACCCGGACAGCGTCACCCGCTACGCCGCCGCGGCCCCCGCCGCCGACATCGTCTTCGTCATCGCCAACTCCGCCAAGTACGGCGGCGCGGGCTACTCCGCCGTCGACCTGCCGCCGGGCACGCCCTTCCACGGCGTGGCCACGATGTCGTCGGACAACGACCGCTCCTACCTCATCGGGGCCCATGAACTCGGGCACTCCATAGGGCACTTGGCCGACGAGTACCAGTACGCCGGATACGGCCCCTACCCCTCCGCCGACGAGCCGGAGGCGGCCAACCTGACCCTGCGACGCGATCCGGCCGCTACGAAGTGGCGCCGCTGGCTCGGCGCCCAGGACCCGACCGGCTCGGCCGTGGGCACCTACGAGGGCGGCGGCTACTACGAGACGGGTGTCTACCGTCCCACCGAGACGTCCCTCATGCGCGACCTGTCCTCGACCGACTTCAACGTCGTGGGCCGCGAGGCGATGATCGCCGGTTTCTACGCGGACGCCGACGCCCTGACCTCGCCGCTCGCCACCTCGCGCCCGGTCGCCTCCGCCCGGAACATCACGGTGCGGCTCGCCCCGCTCACCGGTCTCGCCCGGCTGCGCCTGGACTGGTACGCCGACGGGAAGCGGATACCGTGGGCCACCGGGCGGATGGCGGTGACCCCGCGCGAACTGGCCGGCCGTCGCTCCGTCCACCGCGTCACGGCGGTGGTGAGCGACGGCACCGGCGCCGTACGAGACCCCCGGGTCCGCCAGGCGGCGTCCAACTCCCTGACGTGGACGGTGCGATGA
- a CDS encoding cysteine hydrolase family protein — protein sequence MKCALLVMDVQRSIVELTDAGPEFLRRVRRAMDGARAADIPVIHVTIALRPGFPEVGTHNRALSAIAQAGLYVEGAAGTEIHPEVAPLPGEVVITKRRASAFSGSDLDVVLRARGIDGLVLTGIATGAVVLSTVCQANDLDFGLTVLADACLDPDPEVHRVLTEKLFPQWARVLGVDEWVGGLAAR from the coding sequence ATGAAATGCGCCCTGCTCGTGATGGACGTCCAGCGGTCCATCGTGGAACTCACCGACGCCGGACCCGAGTTCCTGCGCCGGGTGCGCAGGGCCATGGACGGCGCTCGGGCCGCGGACATCCCCGTGATCCATGTGACCATCGCCCTGCGACCGGGCTTCCCGGAGGTCGGCACGCACAACAGGGCGCTCAGCGCCATCGCGCAGGCCGGGCTCTACGTCGAGGGCGCCGCCGGTACCGAGATCCACCCCGAGGTCGCTCCCCTGCCCGGCGAGGTGGTGATCACCAAGCGGCGGGCGAGCGCCTTCTCGGGGAGCGACCTCGATGTGGTGCTGCGGGCACGCGGCATCGACGGCCTGGTGCTGACCGGCATCGCCACCGGCGCCGTGGTGCTGTCCACCGTGTGCCAGGCCAACGACCTGGACTTCGGCCTCACCGTCCTCGCCGACGCGTGCCTGGACCCCGACCCCGAGGTGCACCGGGTCCTCACCGAGAAGCTGTTCCCGCAGTGGGCGCGGGTCCTCGGCGTCGACGAGTGGGTCGGCGGCCTCGCGGCCCGTTAG
- a CDS encoding L,D-transpeptidase translates to MGRRRGGIRIALVTGAMLVGVSACGHGGGSDRAGGDDAKAPAKPGATASPSPTKPAGPPMLLDTIMPQSKATVGVAMPVSVVFSNPVAAKARATVEKHMKVSASRPVAGAWHWFGDKRADWRPKEYWPSGTEVKVDVDMRGVANGNGRYGVREYTHTFKVGDDVRADVSVRGHTLKVTRNGKAVRTLSINAGSAQYPTWNGTMAVIDKEKKVHMTSCSAGITCDKGSPDYYDLTLPWDIHLTQSGTYVHYSTGDPNPGSGSARGSHGCVHLSMSDAEWFYGQVKQGDPVTITGSSRAKADPDNGYADFNLGWDQWLAGSASGEGTTAAL, encoded by the coding sequence ATGGGACGGCGCAGGGGCGGCATACGGATCGCACTCGTCACGGGCGCGATGCTGGTGGGCGTGAGCGCCTGCGGTCACGGCGGCGGCAGCGACCGGGCGGGCGGGGACGACGCGAAGGCCCCGGCGAAGCCGGGCGCGACCGCCTCGCCGTCGCCGACGAAGCCCGCGGGGCCGCCGATGCTGCTGGACACGATCATGCCGCAGTCGAAGGCCACCGTCGGTGTCGCCATGCCCGTCTCGGTGGTCTTCAGCAACCCGGTGGCCGCCAAGGCGCGGGCCACGGTCGAGAAGCACATGAAGGTGAGTGCCTCCCGGCCGGTGGCCGGCGCCTGGCACTGGTTCGGGGACAAGCGCGCCGACTGGCGGCCCAAGGAGTACTGGCCGTCCGGCACCGAGGTCAAGGTCGACGTCGACATGCGGGGCGTGGCCAACGGCAACGGGCGGTACGGCGTGCGCGAGTACACGCACACCTTCAAGGTCGGCGACGACGTGCGCGCCGACGTCTCGGTGCGTGGCCACACCCTCAAGGTGACCCGCAACGGCAAGGCGGTGCGCACGCTGTCCATCAACGCGGGCAGCGCCCAGTACCCGACCTGGAACGGCACCATGGCCGTCATCGACAAGGAGAAGAAGGTCCACATGACCTCCTGCAGTGCCGGCATCACCTGCGACAAGGGCAGTCCCGACTACTACGACCTGACGCTGCCCTGGGACATCCACCTCACCCAGTCCGGCACCTATGTGCACTACTCGACCGGCGACCCGAACCCGGGCAGCGGCAGCGCCCGCGGCTCGCACGGCTGCGTCCACCTCTCCATGTCCGACGCCGAGTGGTTCTACGGCCAGGTCAAGCAGGGTGACCCCGTGACCATCACCGGCTCGTCCCGGGCCAAGGCGGACCCGGACAACGGCTACGCCGACTTCAACCTCGGCTGGGACCAGTGGCTGGCGGGCAGCGCGTCGGGCGAGGGCACGACCGCGGCGCTGTGA
- a CDS encoding beta-1,3-glucanase family protein, whose protein sequence is MLSRRALLATAAATAAALPLTAAGTAAARSAPFALAAALPVALANNSGGSAPVYAYISGADTSGWPGFVTADGVFHRLPSPSSVLTPIPDYAIPLGASGSAPTRLTLRDYVIGGRVWFSTGRKIQFFVNPPGGNGGVPGLVQPGFTSTDPNWTTSWTFCEFTYNSANLYANISYVDMVALPVSMATTGAAGNQSVPALPSGALASIASGLRDQHAADGAPWDQLVATDSAGTVLRVLAPSHAPVDFGAYWRPYLDRVWDYYRTHTLTVDGQGSIGAYSGTVSGDVLTFAGLNTNGVPFTRPSAADIFGCASGPLYNSGADARSAVAARLAAALNRSSLLVSGGASQPSGVTPAQYYTESVTNHYARLVHRYASIGYAFPYDDVGPTGSAPVDGHLQDPAPASWTVTLGPGGGGTTPPGGGGTSAYSTVQAEDYSAQSGTQTETCADTGGGRDVGYLAAGDWLKYASLDFGSAAPAQFLARVASGVGAGVSGAIRVRVDSATGPQIAEIDLGDTGGWQSWRTVPANVTRAVTGVHDVYLTFAESTVEFVNVNWFTFTR, encoded by the coding sequence GTGCTCTCCCGCCGTGCCCTTCTCGCCACCGCAGCGGCCACCGCGGCCGCCCTCCCCCTGACGGCCGCCGGCACCGCCGCGGCCCGCTCCGCCCCCTTCGCCCTCGCCGCGGCGCTCCCCGTCGCGCTCGCCAACAACTCGGGCGGCTCCGCGCCGGTCTACGCCTACATCTCCGGTGCCGACACCTCCGGCTGGCCCGGCTTCGTCACCGCGGACGGCGTCTTCCACCGGCTGCCGAGCCCGTCCTCGGTCCTGACCCCGATACCCGACTACGCCATCCCGCTGGGCGCTTCGGGGTCGGCACCGACCCGGCTGACGCTGCGCGACTACGTGATCGGCGGCCGGGTCTGGTTCTCGACCGGCCGGAAGATCCAGTTCTTCGTCAACCCGCCGGGAGGCAACGGCGGCGTGCCCGGCCTGGTGCAGCCCGGCTTCACCAGCACCGACCCCAACTGGACCACCAGCTGGACGTTCTGTGAGTTCACCTACAACTCGGCCAACCTGTACGCCAACATCAGCTACGTCGACATGGTCGCCCTGCCCGTCTCGATGGCCACCACCGGGGCCGCCGGGAACCAGTCGGTGCCCGCGCTGCCCTCGGGTGCCCTGGCCTCGATCGCCTCCGGGCTGCGGGACCAGCACGCGGCGGACGGCGCGCCCTGGGACCAGCTGGTGGCGACCGACTCGGCGGGCACGGTCCTGCGCGTGCTGGCGCCCTCCCACGCGCCGGTGGACTTCGGCGCGTACTGGCGGCCGTACCTGGACCGGGTGTGGGACTACTACCGCACCCACACCCTCACCGTGGACGGCCAGGGCTCGATCGGCGCGTACTCCGGGACCGTCAGCGGTGACGTGCTCACCTTCGCCGGGCTCAACACCAACGGGGTGCCCTTCACCAGGCCCTCCGCCGCCGACATCTTCGGCTGCGCGAGCGGCCCGCTGTACAACTCGGGAGCCGACGCGCGCTCCGCCGTCGCCGCCCGCCTCGCCGCCGCCCTCAACCGCTCCAGCCTGCTGGTCTCCGGCGGCGCGTCGCAGCCCAGCGGGGTCACCCCCGCCCAGTACTACACGGAGTCGGTCACCAACCACTACGCCCGGCTGGTGCACCGGTACGCGAGCATCGGCTACGCCTTCCCGTACGACGACGTCGGTCCCACCGGCTCCGCCCCGGTCGACGGGCACCTCCAGGACCCGGCGCCCGCCTCCTGGACGGTCACCCTCGGACCGGGCGGTGGCGGGACGACCCCGCCGGGCGGAGGCGGGACGAGCGCCTACTCCACCGTCCAGGCGGAGGACTACAGCGCGCAGAGCGGCACGCAGACGGAGACCTGCGCCGACACCGGCGGCGGCCGCGACGTGGGGTATCTCGCCGCCGGGGACTGGCTGAAGTACGCGTCGCTGGACTTCGGTTCGGCCGCCCCGGCGCAGTTCCTCGCCCGGGTCGCCTCCGGGGTGGGCGCCGGTGTCAGCGGCGCGATCCGGGTGCGGGTGGACAGCGCCACCGGGCCGCAGATCGCCGAGATCGACCTCGGCGACACGGGCGGCTGGCAGAGCTGGCGCACCGTCCCGGCCAACGTCACCCGCGCCGTGACCGGCGTCCACGACGTCTATCTGACGTTCGCGGAGAGCACCGTCGAGTTCGTCAACGTCAACTGGTTCACCTTCACCCGCTGA
- a CDS encoding GNAT family N-acetyltransferase, protein MLKGGKVGLRARHEDDIPVLRTELYDDVVNASRSEAGPWRPVTPGTKDPRLVVDDTEQKHVPFSVTELDGGTLIGTASLWGIDTHNRTAHIGLGLLPAARGKGYGTEVVEVLCHYGFVVRGLHRLQIETLADNDAMLRAAERNGFVREGVLRSSAWVMGEFLDEVLLGLLARDWRPAPRPAGR, encoded by the coding sequence ATGCTGAAGGGCGGCAAGGTCGGGCTGCGGGCCCGGCACGAGGACGACATACCGGTCCTGCGGACGGAGCTGTACGACGACGTGGTCAACGCCTCGCGGTCCGAGGCCGGTCCGTGGCGGCCCGTCACGCCCGGCACCAAGGACCCGCGGCTCGTGGTGGACGACACGGAGCAGAAGCACGTCCCGTTCTCCGTGACCGAGCTGGACGGCGGCACCCTGATCGGCACCGCGTCGCTGTGGGGCATCGACACCCACAACCGCACCGCGCACATCGGGCTGGGGCTGCTGCCCGCCGCGCGCGGCAAGGGCTACGGCACCGAAGTGGTCGAGGTGCTGTGCCACTACGGATTCGTCGTGCGCGGTCTGCACCGGCTCCAGATCGAGACCCTCGCGGACAACGACGCGATGCTGCGCGCCGCCGAGCGCAACGGATTCGTCCGCGAGGGCGTACTGCGCTCCTCGGCATGGGTGATGGGTGAGTTCCTGGACGAGGTGCTGCTCGGGCTCCTGGCCCGGGACTGGCGGCCAGCGCCGCGGCCCGCCGGCCGCTGA